In a single window of the Globicephala melas chromosome 10, mGloMel1.2, whole genome shotgun sequence genome:
- the KRT80 gene encoding keratin, type II cytoskeletal 80 isoform X2, producing the protein MACRSCVVGFGNLNSCEVTQASEPWPGTSGWSNYRAPEPGFSSSSLTGCLTASTIPRVTVNPSLLVPLDLKVDPATQQQESQKKEEMKVLNDKFASLIGKVRALEHRNQLLETRWRFLQSWDSAAFDLGHLYEEHQGRLREKLREVNQEGGQLETKLRQELETVKAFQIRYEDEISKRTDMEFTFAQLKKDLDAECLQRTGLENKLKGLKSFVVLMKSIYEQELKDLAAQVKDVSVTVSMDSRCHVDLSGIMEEVMAQYDAVAARSLEEGKAYSQSQVEERAACSAEAGNSLQRSRGEIADLKVHIQKLRSQILSTKSHCMKLEENIKAAESQGELTLQDAKAKLAQLEAALQQAKQDMARQLRDYQELMSTKLALDVEIATYRKLVEGEESRMDLPSATMIRSMQSSSRTARTLPHPLCSL; encoded by the exons ATGGCCTGCCGCTCCTGCGTCGTCGGCTTCGGTAACCTCAACAGCTGTGAGGTGACCCAGGCGAGCGAGCCCTGGCCTGGCACCTCCGGATGGAGCAATTACAGGGCCCCCGAGCCGGGCTTCAGCTCCAGCAGCCTCACAGGCTGCCTGACAGCTAGCACCATCCCCAGGGTGACCGTGAACCCCAGCCTGCTAGTACCTCTGGACCTCAAGGTGGACCCAGCCACCCAGCAGCAGGAGAGCcagaagaaggaggaaatgaaGGTCCTCAATGATAAGTTTGCCTCCCTGATCGGCAAG GTGCGAGCCCTGGAGCATCGCAACCAGCTGCTGGAAACCCGATGGCGCTtcctgcagagctgggactcGGCAGCCTTTGACCTTGGACACCTCTACGAGGAGCACCAGGGCCGACTGCGGGAGAAACTGCGCGAAGTGAACCAGGAAGGGGGCCAGCTTGAGACCAAACTGCGGCAGGAGCTTGAGACGGTGAAGGCGTTTCAGATCAG gtaTGAGGACGAGATCTCCAAGCGCACGGACATGGAGTTCACCTTTGCGCAGCTGAAGAAG GACCTGGATGCAGAGTGTCTTCAACGGACAGGACTAGAGAACAAGTTAAAAGGCCTGAAGAGCTTTGTGGTCCTGATGAAAAGCATCTACGAGCAG GAGCTGAAGGACCTGGCAGCCCAAGTGAAGGATGTGTCGGTGACCGTGAGTATGGACAGCCGCTGCCACGTTGACCTGAGCGGCATCATGGAGGAGGTGATGGCCCAGTATGACGCCGTCGCGGCTCGCAGCCTGGAAGAGGGCAAGGCGTACTCCCAGAGCCAG gTGGAAGAGCGGGCTGCCTGCTCAGCCGAGGCTGGGAACAGCCTCCAGAGAAGCCGCGGCGAGATCGCTGACCTCAAAGTGCACATCCAGAAGCTCCGGTCCCAGATCCTCTCCACCAAGAGCCAC TGCATGAAACTGGAGGAGAACATCAAGGCAGCCGAGAGCCAGGGTGAGCTGACCCTCCAGGACGCCAAGGCTAAGCTGGCCCAGCTGGAGGCCGCCCTGCAGCAGGCCAAGCAGGACATGGCGCGGCAGCTGCGTGATTACCAGGAGCTGATGAGCACCAAGCTGGCCCTGGACGTGGAGATCGCCACCTACCGCAAGCTGGTGGAGGGCGAGGAGAGCCG gaTGGACTTGCCCTCAGCCACTATGATCAGATCCATGCAGTCCAGCTCTAGAACTG CCCGTACCCTGCCCCACCCCTTATGTTCCCTGTAG
- the KRT80 gene encoding keratin, type II cytoskeletal 80 isoform X1, with translation MACRSCVVGFGNLNSCEVTQASEPWPGTSGWSNYRAPEPGFSSSSLTGCLTASTIPRVTVNPSLLVPLDLKVDPATQQQESQKKEEMKVLNDKFASLIGKVRALEHRNQLLETRWRFLQSWDSAAFDLGHLYEEHQGRLREKLREVNQEGGQLETKLRQELETVKAFQIRYEDEISKRTDMEFTFAQLKKDLDAECLQRTGLENKLKGLKSFVVLMKSIYEQELKDLAAQVKDVSVTVSMDSRCHVDLSGIMEEVMAQYDAVAARSLEEGKAYSQSQVEERAACSAEAGNSLQRSRGEIADLKVHIQKLRSQILSTKSHCMKLEENIKAAESQGELTLQDAKAKLAQLEAALQQAKQDMARQLRDYQELMSTKLALDVEIATYRKLVEGEESRMDLPSATMIRSMQSSSRTAASRHGLSRAPSWKKKTRGDLVIKITETSEEFLSQESELSQ, from the exons ATGGCCTGCCGCTCCTGCGTCGTCGGCTTCGGTAACCTCAACAGCTGTGAGGTGACCCAGGCGAGCGAGCCCTGGCCTGGCACCTCCGGATGGAGCAATTACAGGGCCCCCGAGCCGGGCTTCAGCTCCAGCAGCCTCACAGGCTGCCTGACAGCTAGCACCATCCCCAGGGTGACCGTGAACCCCAGCCTGCTAGTACCTCTGGACCTCAAGGTGGACCCAGCCACCCAGCAGCAGGAGAGCcagaagaaggaggaaatgaaGGTCCTCAATGATAAGTTTGCCTCCCTGATCGGCAAG GTGCGAGCCCTGGAGCATCGCAACCAGCTGCTGGAAACCCGATGGCGCTtcctgcagagctgggactcGGCAGCCTTTGACCTTGGACACCTCTACGAGGAGCACCAGGGCCGACTGCGGGAGAAACTGCGCGAAGTGAACCAGGAAGGGGGCCAGCTTGAGACCAAACTGCGGCAGGAGCTTGAGACGGTGAAGGCGTTTCAGATCAG gtaTGAGGACGAGATCTCCAAGCGCACGGACATGGAGTTCACCTTTGCGCAGCTGAAGAAG GACCTGGATGCAGAGTGTCTTCAACGGACAGGACTAGAGAACAAGTTAAAAGGCCTGAAGAGCTTTGTGGTCCTGATGAAAAGCATCTACGAGCAG GAGCTGAAGGACCTGGCAGCCCAAGTGAAGGATGTGTCGGTGACCGTGAGTATGGACAGCCGCTGCCACGTTGACCTGAGCGGCATCATGGAGGAGGTGATGGCCCAGTATGACGCCGTCGCGGCTCGCAGCCTGGAAGAGGGCAAGGCGTACTCCCAGAGCCAG gTGGAAGAGCGGGCTGCCTGCTCAGCCGAGGCTGGGAACAGCCTCCAGAGAAGCCGCGGCGAGATCGCTGACCTCAAAGTGCACATCCAGAAGCTCCGGTCCCAGATCCTCTCCACCAAGAGCCAC TGCATGAAACTGGAGGAGAACATCAAGGCAGCCGAGAGCCAGGGTGAGCTGACCCTCCAGGACGCCAAGGCTAAGCTGGCCCAGCTGGAGGCCGCCCTGCAGCAGGCCAAGCAGGACATGGCGCGGCAGCTGCGTGATTACCAGGAGCTGATGAGCACCAAGCTGGCCCTGGACGTGGAGATCGCCACCTACCGCAAGCTGGTGGAGGGCGAGGAGAGCCG gaTGGACTTGCCCTCAGCCACTATGATCAGATCCATGCAGTCCAGCTCTAGAACTG CTGCCTCCAGGCATGGCCTCTCGAGAGCCCCCTCCTGGAAAAAGAAGACCAGGGGAGACCTTGTGATCAAAATCACCGAGACCTCGGAAGAGTTCCTCTCGCAGGAGTCAGAGCTCTCACAGTGA